The Salinispora tropica CNB-440 genome has a window encoding:
- a CDS encoding LysR family transcriptional regulator has translation MADHADFSLAQLRYFVTSAEMGNISGAAQQLHASQSAVSMAIQRLEKQLDTKLFFRHRTKGVSLTPSGRVLLDPAKSLLAQAQEMLAHSREWQGETCGMLNVAVLRSVAPDLVPAVMSRVKKMRPGLAVTVHEGTMDDVLELLRTGTCELAVVPELPGQALSFARLAKVLMAAVVAWSDPLAPVGRATLRQLATRRLLVADLDVDRQVGLDTRTRLFADAGTPTPEVVLTSSIATMLGLVGVGEGFALLYRTAASQCYRQELAWIDIVSERPCASWLGVATIPGLALSSRAELFVSLLDDAVRSVYCTTADDGVSSPGSTDIFDHGASFATDPAAPAWST, from the coding sequence GTGGCCGATCACGCGGACTTCAGCCTGGCTCAACTCCGGTACTTCGTAACTTCCGCCGAGATGGGAAACATATCCGGCGCGGCACAGCAATTACATGCTTCGCAGTCGGCCGTCTCGATGGCGATCCAGCGCCTGGAGAAACAACTGGACACCAAGCTGTTCTTCCGGCACCGCACCAAAGGAGTCAGCCTGACTCCCAGCGGCCGCGTCCTGCTCGACCCCGCGAAGTCGTTGCTGGCCCAGGCGCAGGAGATGCTCGCCCACAGCCGCGAGTGGCAGGGCGAGACCTGCGGAATGCTCAATGTGGCCGTTCTCCGCTCAGTCGCGCCCGATCTGGTGCCGGCTGTGATGAGCCGAGTAAAGAAGATGCGCCCTGGGCTGGCGGTCACCGTCCACGAGGGAACCATGGACGATGTTCTCGAACTGCTGCGCACGGGCACGTGTGAACTCGCCGTAGTCCCGGAGCTGCCAGGTCAGGCTCTGTCGTTCGCCCGGCTGGCGAAGGTGCTCATGGCAGCGGTCGTTGCATGGTCCGATCCGCTGGCGCCCGTGGGGCGCGCAACGCTTCGACAGTTGGCCACCCGGCGTCTCCTCGTGGCCGACCTGGACGTTGATCGCCAAGTCGGCCTGGACACCCGGACACGGCTGTTCGCCGACGCCGGCACCCCCACGCCAGAGGTGGTGCTGACATCGAGCATCGCCACGATGCTTGGCCTCGTCGGGGTCGGCGAGGGCTTCGCCCTGCTATACCGGACCGCAGCCAGCCAGTGCTACCGACAGGAACTCGCCTGGATCGACATCGTCTCCGAACGCCCGTGCGCATCCTGGCTTGGTGTGGCGACCATACCCGGCCTGGCTCTCAGCAGCCGTGCGGAGCTATTCGTTTCCCTGCTCGATGACGCTGTCCGGAGCGTCTACTGCACGACGGCGGACGACGGGGTGAGTTCCCCTGGCAGCACTGATATCTTCGATCATGGAGCCTCTTTTGCTACGGACCCCGCCGCACCCGCCTGGTCGACCTAG